A part of Candidatus Moraniibacteriota bacterium genomic DNA contains:
- a CDS encoding sulfite exporter TauE/SafE family protein, with translation MKSIIVKNKQIITIPIAGMHCRSCEILIEEKLKEIPEVVKADVKYKKGTADIFYDSQKPNRKEIEMAIRDAGYEVGVTGKLPFLSRNVSDYKDLGIAALVLLMLWIVIRDLGLTGISFVPEASVGSTAPFVIFLVGLTAGLSTCMALVGGLILGISARHAEKHPEATALQKFRPHLFFNVGRIVSYAALGGLLGMMGSFLSISGTPLGLLTIFIGVVMLLLGLKLVGIFPRLEGVSLTLPKSISRRLGIDHKSREYSHRNAAMLGALTFFLPCGFTQSMQLLAIGSGSFVSGAFILGLFALGTAPGLLGIGGLASAVKGIFAQRFFKFAGIAVLFFAFFNISNGLTLAGWRSVPISSSPGQSSDVEEPRMSVSSSASRSGVQIVRMTQDGYGYHPQTITVERGRPVKIIMTSTNPYSCASSLIIPKMNVQKNLQSGENVIEFTPTEAGTIPFSCSMGMYGGSIVVK, from the coding sequence ATGAAATCAATCATTGTAAAAAATAAACAGATAATCACGATTCCTATTGCCGGCATGCATTGTCGATCGTGTGAGATTCTGATTGAGGAAAAATTGAAGGAGATTCCGGAAGTCGTAAAAGCGGACGTGAAGTACAAAAAAGGAACGGCTGATATTTTCTACGATTCTCAAAAGCCGAACCGCAAAGAAATTGAAATGGCAATTCGCGATGCCGGTTATGAAGTGGGCGTTACGGGGAAGTTGCCTTTCCTGAGTAGAAATGTTTCCGACTACAAAGATTTGGGAATTGCCGCGCTCGTTCTCCTTATGTTGTGGATAGTGATTCGTGATTTGGGTTTGACGGGCATCTCATTTGTTCCCGAGGCTTCTGTAGGGTCTACGGCGCCATTCGTTATTTTCTTGGTCGGACTTACTGCAGGACTCTCGACATGTATGGCGCTTGTCGGTGGGCTCATCCTGGGTATTTCGGCGCGTCATGCGGAGAAACATCCCGAGGCAACCGCGCTTCAGAAATTTCGTCCGCATCTTTTCTTTAATGTCGGGCGCATTGTTTCATATGCGGCGCTCGGTGGTTTGCTTGGTATGATGGGATCATTTCTCAGTATTTCGGGAACGCCACTTGGTCTCTTGACTATTTTTATCGGTGTTGTGATGCTCTTATTGGGACTTAAACTTGTCGGTATTTTTCCGAGACTTGAAGGGGTGAGTCTCACGCTTCCGAAAAGTATCAGTCGACGACTGGGTATTGATCATAAGAGCCGTGAGTATAGTCATCGGAATGCGGCAATGCTTGGGGCACTCACGTTTTTCTTGCCCTGTGGGTTTACCCAGTCGATGCAGCTGCTTGCGATTGGAAGCGGATCCTTTGTGAGTGGAGCGTTTATCTTGGGACTGTTTGCACTTGGGACAGCTCCAGGACTTCTCGGTATTGGTGGACTCGCTTCGGCTGTGAAGGGAATATTCGCACAGCGATTCTTCAAATTTGCTGGTATTGCCGTTCTGTTCTTTGCGTTTTTCAATATCTCGAATGGATTGACTCTTGCTGGGTGGCGGAGCGTGCCTATCTCATCTTCTCCTGGACAATCGTCTGATGTGGAGGAGCCGCGCATGTCTGTGAGCTCGTCAGCTTCTCGAAGCGGTGTTCAGATTGTGCGCATGACGCAGGACGGATATGGATATCATCCGCAGACGATTACTGTGGAGCGAGGTCGTCCGGTCAAGATTATTATGACATCGACGAATCCGTATTCCTGTGCAAGTTCGCTCATTATTCCGAAAATGAATGTGCAGAAGAATCTCCAGTCGGGAGAAAATGTGATTGAGTTTACGCCGACAGAAGCTGGAACGATACCATTCTCCTGTTCAATGGGCATGTATGGCGGCAGTATTGTTGTT